A single genomic interval of Ruminococcus sp. NK3A76 harbors:
- a CDS encoding RNA polymerase sigma factor codes for MSADFESIYQNTKNDIYRYICIHCRSIGDIDDIFQDTYIAVYEYTLRHGSDEIKSPNALVLSIAKRVMIKYYLLARRHRSLAASEPDLNDKTTDDNDRELLLKINKRLLTKSAFVQKIFFMRHSLDMSFAQIAQALSKREGAVKAQYYKAIADIRRYLEKEEK; via the coding sequence TTGAGCGCAGACTTTGAAAGCATATACCAGAACACAAAGAATGATATATACCGATACATCTGTATACATTGCAGGAGTATAGGCGATATAGATGATATTTTTCAGGATACATATATAGCCGTTTATGAGTATACTCTAAGGCACGGAAGCGATGAGATAAAAAGCCCGAATGCACTTGTGCTGTCTATAGCCAAGAGGGTTATGATAAAGTATTATCTCCTTGCCAGAAGGCACAGGTCACTCGCCGCATCAGAGCCTGACCTGAATGATAAGACAACAGATGACAATGACCGTGAGCTGCTGCTTAAGATAAACAAACGGCTGCTTACAAAAAGCGCATTTGTGCAGAAGATATTCTTTATGCGCCACAGCCTTGATATGAGCTTTGCACAGATAGCGCAGGCTCTTAGCAAGCGTGAGGGGGCAGTCAAGGCGCAGTATTACAAGGCGATAGCAGATATACGCCGCTATCTTGAAAAGGAGGAAAAGTGA
- a CDS encoding ATP-binding cassette domain-containing protein, translating into MSSLEVKDLSKRYGKKQALNGISCTFKTGINALLGPNGAGKTTIMNCISGVIKRTGGEVLYNGEDVFRMGERYRERLSFQFQSQPFYPGYTAYEFLKFMCILKGIDNAGIPSEIERVLSLVNLKDSINDKIKSFSGGMKQRLAIAQTILGSPEILIFDEPSAGLDPFEREQFKRIMVSLKKRCIIIISTHIVSDIDTITDELIILNKGSVIANDEPKNLYSKIKGLVWEIPEEEMGELPLERLYYEDTRCKTISKQRPTQNAILCEPTMNDLYFCGQLDSSLLGGKEI; encoded by the coding sequence ATGAGCAGCCTGGAGGTAAAAGACCTGTCAAAGCGCTACGGCAAAAAGCAGGCACTAAATGGAATAAGCTGCACCTTCAAGACGGGGATAAACGCTCTCTTAGGCCCGAACGGGGCAGGCAAGACAACTATCATGAACTGCATATCCGGCGTGATAAAGCGCACGGGCGGCGAGGTACTGTATAACGGCGAGGACGTGTTCAGAATGGGCGAGCGCTACCGTGAAAGGCTCAGCTTTCAGTTCCAGTCGCAGCCGTTTTACCCGGGCTATACTGCCTATGAGTTCCTGAAATTCATGTGCATACTAAAAGGCATCGACAATGCAGGCATACCCTCTGAGATAGAGCGTGTACTCTCTCTTGTTAACCTAAAAGACAGCATAAACGACAAGATAAAGTCATTCTCAGGCGGCATGAAACAGCGGCTCGCCATTGCGCAGACTATCCTCGGCAGCCCTGAGATACTGATATTTGACGAGCCCTCAGCAGGACTTGACCCGTTTGAGCGTGAGCAGTTCAAGCGCATAATGGTCAGCCTGAAAAAGCGCTGCATAATAATCATCTCGACACACATAGTCTCTGATATCGACACGATAACCGACGAGCTGATAATACTCAACAAGGGCTCGGTGATAGCAAATGATGAGCCCAAAAATCTGTACAGTAAGATAAAAGGCCTTGTGTGGGAGATACCCGAGGAGGAAATGGGGGAGCTGCCGCTCGAAAGGCTGTATTATGAAGATACCCGGTGCAAGACGATATCAAAGCAAAGACCCACGCAAAACGCCATACTATGTGAGCCGACAATGAATGATCTGTATTTCTGCGGCCAGCTTGACAGCAGCCTGTTAGGGGGCAAAGAGATATGA
- the clpB gene encoding ATP-dependent chaperone ClpB, whose amino-acid sequence MNINKMTQRSVEAIQAAQGFVTEYQNNSITQLHLMTALLNEESGLIPQLFEKMGIDPTAAKQYLYTQLNNMPKVYGGSRPADSVYVSSECEKALTNAEKTAEQMKDEYVSVEHLFLGLLNEADSDTQKFLTAFNINKAEFLKALQTVRGNSRVTSQNPEDTYDVLKKYGQDLTDLARKNKLDPVIGRETEIRNAVRILSRKTKNNPVLIGEPGVGKTAIAEGLAMRIVKGDVPSNLKDRTLFSLDMGSLIAGAKYRGEFEERLKAVLQEVKKSEGKIILFIDELHTIVGAGKTDGAMDAGNLLKPMLARGELHCIGATTLDEYREYIEKDAALERRFQPVMVNEPTVEDTISILRGLKERYEVFHGVKIHDSALIAAATLSNRYITDRFLPDKAIDLVDEACALIKTEMDSMPSELDDISRKIMQHEIEEAALKKETDKISQEHLAEVQKELAQYREKFASMKAKWDNEKNSIGRLQKIREEIEAVGSQIELAERSYDLDKAAELKYGKLPQLKAQLSELEAQAENKTDDTLLHDKVTEEEISRIVSRWTGIPVSKLMEGEREKLLGLEGILHQRVIGQNEAVTKVSEAILRSRAGIANPNKPIGSFLFLGPTGVGKTELAKALAEALFDDEKNMVRIDMSEYMEKFSVSRLIGAPPGYVGYEEGGQLTEAVRRKPYSVILLDEVEKAHPDVFNILLQVLDDGRITDSQGRTVDFKNTVIIMTSNLGSPFILDGIEPNGEISADARAQVDALLKQHFRPEFLNRLDEIVYYKPLVKDNIVMIVDLMLKDLRARLADKQLSLEVSDKAKEYIIDHGFDPAFGARPLKRFIQSGVETLIAKKIIAADISEDKILRVDANENGLYVR is encoded by the coding sequence ATGAACATAAACAAAATGACACAGCGCTCGGTCGAGGCTATACAGGCAGCACAGGGCTTCGTGACCGAGTATCAGAACAATTCGATAACACAGCTGCATCTTATGACAGCACTGCTCAATGAGGAAAGCGGCCTTATCCCGCAGCTCTTTGAGAAAATGGGTATCGACCCCACCGCTGCAAAGCAGTATCTCTACACTCAGCTGAACAATATGCCCAAGGTGTACGGCGGCTCACGCCCGGCTGACAGCGTGTATGTATCAAGCGAGTGTGAAAAGGCACTCACCAACGCCGAAAAGACAGCCGAGCAGATGAAGGACGAGTATGTGTCTGTAGAGCATCTGTTTTTGGGGCTTTTAAACGAAGCCGACAGCGACACACAGAAGTTCCTCACGGCGTTTAATATCAACAAGGCGGAGTTTTTAAAGGCCTTGCAGACAGTTCGTGGCAACTCCCGTGTCACCTCGCAGAACCCTGAGGATACCTATGACGTGCTCAAAAAATACGGCCAGGACTTAACTGACCTTGCACGCAAGAACAAGCTCGACCCTGTGATAGGCCGTGAGACGGAGATAAGAAATGCTGTGCGTATCCTCTCCCGTAAGACCAAGAATAACCCTGTTCTGATAGGTGAGCCGGGTGTTGGTAAGACAGCGATAGCCGAGGGGCTTGCTATGCGTATAGTCAAGGGCGATGTGCCTTCTAATCTTAAGGACAGAACGCTTTTCTCGCTCGATATGGGCTCGCTTATCGCAGGAGCTAAGTACAGGGGCGAATTTGAGGAGAGACTTAAGGCTGTTTTGCAGGAGGTCAAAAAGAGTGAGGGCAAGATAATCCTCTTTATCGACGAGCTGCATACCATAGTCGGCGCAGGCAAGACCGACGGTGCAATGGACGCAGGCAACCTGCTAAAGCCTATGCTTGCCCGTGGTGAGCTGCACTGCATAGGTGCGACCACCCTTGATGAATACCGTGAATACATCGAAAAAGATGCAGCCCTGGAACGACGCTTCCAGCCGGTAATGGTAAACGAGCCGACAGTCGAGGATACCATATCAATCCTGCGTGGCCTTAAAGAGAGATATGAGGTCTTCCACGGCGTCAAGATACACGACTCGGCGCTCATCGCAGCTGCGACCCTTTCAAACAGGTATATAACCGACCGTTTCCTTCCCGATAAGGCGATTGACCTTGTCGATGAGGCCTGCGCACTTATAAAGACAGAGATGGATTCTATGCCCTCTGAGCTTGATGATATCTCACGAAAGATAATGCAGCACGAGATAGAAGAAGCCGCACTTAAAAAGGAGACAGACAAGATCTCTCAGGAGCATCTTGCCGAGGTGCAGAAGGAGCTTGCACAGTACAGAGAGAAATTCGCTTCAATGAAGGCAAAGTGGGATAACGAGAAAAACTCTATCGGCAGGCTGCAAAAGATAAGAGAGGAGATAGAAGCCGTAGGTTCGCAGATAGAGCTTGCAGAGCGCTCGTATGACCTTGATAAGGCTGCCGAGCTCAAATACGGCAAGCTGCCGCAGCTTAAGGCACAGCTTTCAGAGCTTGAAGCGCAGGCAGAAAACAAGACAGACGACACTCTGCTCCACGACAAGGTGACAGAGGAGGAGATAAGCCGTATAGTTTCACGCTGGACAGGCATACCCGTATCAAAGCTCATGGAGGGCGAGAGAGAAAAGCTCTTGGGGCTTGAAGGTATTCTTCATCAGCGTGTAATAGGTCAAAACGAGGCGGTAACAAAGGTCAGCGAGGCTATACTCAGGTCCCGTGCAGGTATTGCTAACCCCAACAAGCCGATAGGTTCGTTCCTGTTTCTCGGGCCTACAGGTGTCGGCAAGACAGAGCTTGCAAAGGCTCTTGCTGAGGCGCTGTTTGACGACGAGAAGAACATGGTGCGTATTGATATGTCGGAGTATATGGAGAAGTTCTCAGTCAGCAGGCTTATAGGCGCACCTCCCGGATATGTCGGCTACGAAGAGGGCGGCCAGCTCACAGAAGCTGTCAGAAGAAAGCCCTACAGCGTCATACTGCTTGACGAGGTGGAGAAGGCGCACCCTGATGTTTTCAATATTCTCCTTCAGGTGCTCGACGACGGACGTATAACCGATTCGCAGGGCAGGACGGTCGATTTCAAAAACACTGTCATAATCATGACTTCTAACCTCGGCTCGCCGTTTATCCTTGACGGAATTGAGCCAAACGGCGAGATAAGCGCTGATGCAAGAGCACAGGTAGATGCGCTCTTAAAGCAGCACTTCCGCCCTGAGTTTTTAAACAGGCTCGATGAGATAGTTTACTACAAGCCGCTTGTCAAGGACAACATCGTTATGATAGTTGACCTGATGCTCAAAGACCTAAGAGCAAGACTTGCTGACAAGCAGCTGTCGCTTGAAGTGTCTGACAAGGCAAAGGAATACATCATCGACCACGGCTTTGACCCTGCATTCGGCGCAAGACCGTTAAAGAGATTTATCCAGTCGGGCGTTGAGACGCTTATAGCTAAAAAGATAATTGCAGCAGACATCAGCGAAGATAAAATACTGCGTGTAGATGCAAATGAAAACGGGCTCTATGTCAGATGA